In Cucurbita pepo subsp. pepo cultivar mu-cu-16 chromosome LG10, ASM280686v2, whole genome shotgun sequence, the DNA window TACCAGAATCTCAACTCCGTTTTTTGTATACCTTAACCTCTTTAATGCATGTTTACtattagagaaaaaagaaaaaaaaaagaaaaaaaaaaaaaactgatatagaatcaaaattccaagaactcataaaaaaaaaaaaaaaaaaaaaaaaactgatatAGAATCAAAATTCCAAGAACTCATGAGAAAGCAACTAATTACCAGTCATCCGTAGCCATTTATTAGATGAAAGTGCAAGAGAAGGAGCTTGCTCCACTCTGTTTTCATGTTGATCACTGGCAAACGCAACAGAAGGAAGTATTTCAGCATTCATTATGATAAAGTTACACTCTGATTGATTAAAGTGAACTTCTAATTGATCAAGTTCAATGGTAAGGGGCAAGTGAGATACAAGTGAAGCTCACAATAGAAATGATAGTATACCTCCCACAACTTGTTGTAGGCATCCTCATAAAACCGTAAAGCTTCAATCCAGTCACTTAGGAACTCTGCATAAACGGCAGCCTACCACAGGATGGCGTAACGACAAATCAAGTTCAATCGAACGACTCAAAGAACATTGTACGCAATCATGGAATTTCTGTATACATGCAATAAGGATTTTTTATCAACAACtttccattgagaaaaataaaagaatacatGGGcatccaaataaaaattatgccCACAAAAAGGAGGAACTATTGAAGAAAAGGCCTCTAGTTCCGTAAATTAAGACCTGGAGAAAGGCAGAACGTCTATTTGCTGAGAATTGTTAGATTCCATTACATATCTTCAAGACCCTCTTCCAACATGTCTCACATTAATGTTGACAGAGGTGACTGAATACTATTGCCATGAATCAGGGCCAGTCAAAATGCCGTTCTCAAGTAAAAAGTTTGCGTACTGTGTTGTGAGACAGGAGACCTTACTTTAAAGCAATACCGAATATTCAACTCAGTGTAATTGTAAGTCCTCTTTTCAATACCTGTTTTGATCCTCCTTCCTTCATCTTTATAGTATGTATTTGCTAGTTCTGAGAAGGCGTTTCGTAGCCTGCGCAAGGATGttgcaaataataataacgaaGCTGCTAATTTTCAAGATGTAGACAACAAAATGCAAGAAGCAATTTCTGTAAGTCATCTTTTCAGGGCAAGAAACGGGGATTGCATCAGTTCCGTAGCATTGTTAGGTTTAACAAAGACGACGTGTTTGCGTAAAGCAATCATTCGATCCTCGTTGATATCATCTGCAATGAAAATCTTAAATGTATACATAggtataaaaagaaagaaataacaCACTCTTCTAtcaggaaaaacaaaaacagccATGGAAAATGTGCATACCTTTGGAATCGGAAAAGACAATACNCTTCATCTTTATAGTATGTATTTGCTAGTTCTGAGAAGGCGTTCCGTAGCCTGCGCAAGGATGTTGCAAATAAGAATAACGAAGCTGCTAATTTTCAAGATGTAGACAACAAAATGCAAGAAGTAATTTCTGTAAGTCATCTTTTCAAGGCAAGAAAAAGGGGATTGCATCAGTTCCGTAGCATTGTTAGGTTTAACAAAGACGACGTGTTTGCGTAAAGCAATCTTTCGATCCTCGTTGATATCATCTGCAATGAAAACCTTAAATGTatacataattataaaaagaaagaaataacaCACTCTTCTAtcaggaaaacaaaaacagccATGGAAAATGTGCATACCTTCGGAATCGGAAAAGACAATAANTGTATACATAggtataaaaagaaagaaataacaCACTCTTCTAtcaggaaaaacaaaaacagccATGGAAAATGTGCATACCTTTGGAATCGGAAAAGACAATACCAACAACTAATTTGATGTTCCTGGAACGAGTCACAGCTCtgcaaataaaatgaaatcgaTTGCCGATTAAGTTGATACTGCAATTAACAGAGAAGAGTGAGAAGTGATGAGGAAGTGCGTGAGGTGATCGAGATCGGAGCAGAGCTGAAGCCACTGGACAGGATCGCCGGAAACATGAAGAGAAGGGAAAAGAGCAGTNGCATACCTTCGGAATCGGAAAAGACAATAACAACAACTAATTTGATGTTCCTGGAACGAGTCACAGCTCtgcaaataaaatgaaatcgaTTGCCGATTAAGTTGATACCGCAATGAACAGAGAAGAGTGAGAAGTGATGAGGAAGTGCTTGAGGTGATCGAGATCGGAGCAGAGCTGAAGCCACTGGACAGGATCGCCAGAAACATGAAGAGAAGGGAAAAGAGCAGTAACGACAGCAGGAACCATGGTTCGATGCTCAAGAAGCCAATCCCTCTTGAAGATACCGGGAGGGGGAGTGGAAAGAGGAGGTTCAGGAGGAGTCCAATGGCTTTATGATCTTCGAGAGGTCGGAGAAGGCAAGAGTGTGGATCGGAGGCTGCTCGGAGAGAAGGTGAGAGGAGAATGGTCGGGTGAAGGTCGGGGCATCCGACGAGGGAAATCAGCCTCACAGGTGGAGTCTGAGCTCTTCCGACGTGACGTAATTAGGCGCCAATTCATTTTGCGTGTAATTGAATAAaatcttgaacttttttatttatttatttcttaaagtattttatttgtgattttaaattttgtaaataaataaatttatcttGAAAAGGTCGGTTTAAACCAACCCAAACCGATGTCGGTTGAGGTTGAACCGGttcaatttgaaaaaaacaatataagaCTCTGTTATcttttcgttctcttctttcCTCCCCCGCCTTTCCTGCTTTAAACTGACTCGCCTTCTCTCCTCTTTCACTCTTTCCGACTGGATCGGCGTCGGCGCCACCTCCATTATCAAGTGGCTGGAGAGTCAACTGAGAAATCGAGTCGATCTGCTTCAAGCGAGTATGGCACCGTCAATTCTGAGTCGATCTGCTTCAAGCGAGTATGGCACCGTCAATTCTGAGTCGTCGTCGAGTTCTAGTGTAAATTAACCGGCGAGAAAATGAGTTCCGAAACGGGGAGATTGATTGCGGCATGAACGACATTCGAGAAGCCGGGGAAATTCTCGACCTCGGTAGTGGTGGTGAGCTGTCCGCCCGGCATAACGTTGTTGGCCATCCATCCTTCGAAGAAGATCGGCCACAGCTCCGCCCGAGAGGCGTATATAGCGGCGGTGTGGACGGCTGGGCCTCTTAACGATGATGCAGACCAAGATCGTCCATGGCCGCGATTTTGGAACCGGAACTCGCAGGACTGGAAGAATGAAACGCCGCCGCAACTGTGGTGGATGCTACGCGNGGCACCGTCAATTCTGAGTCGTCGTCGAGTTCTAGTGTAAATTTACCGGCGAGAAAATGAGTTCCGAAACGGGGAGATTGATTGCGGCATGGACGACATTCGAGAAGCCGGGGAAATTCTCGACCTCGGTAGTGGTGGTGAGCTGTCCGCCCGGCATAATGTTGTTGGCCATCCATCCTTCGAAGAAGATCGGCCACAGCTCCGCCCGAGCGGCGTATATAGCGGCGGTGTGGACGGCTGGGCCTCTTAACGATGATGCAGACCAAGATCGTCCATGGCCGCGATTTCGGAACCGGAACTCGCAGGACTGGAAGAAAGAAACGCCGCCGCAACTGTGGTGGATGCTACGCGGATTTAATGTCGAGCTCCTCCGAGAAAATTAAAGAGCTTCTTTCCAACCTATCCATCATCATAAGGCTTAGGAGTTCATTCGTTTCCTCAGGCTCTGTTGAAAATCGAAAAACCATCAGAAATCTATATATATCAAACCAGCGGCTTATAAAGATCAACCCATTGAAtcataaaatttgagattacagAAATGCATTTTCACAAGGGGGAGGAAGAATCATAAAGGAGCTTGCTTTCTTGTCTTGTTAGCCTCCAACCTAAAATGGTTAAAGGTTgaacattttttcttatatcCATCGGCAGCTCCTAACAATCTATTCATGTTTTTCCAGCTCAAAAGGCGGAAGATTATCTAGAAAGAAGCTAAGGTGGAGGTAAATTTGAGTGGGCAAGCTGCAGTTCTGAGCGATCGATCAGTCCTTCTAAAACAAGGAGTTCATCCAAGAGACCaagcttttcttcttcaaggGCCTTCACCTCATCTTCAACTTCTTTAAGTTCTGTTCCCAGAGAAAAGCTCTCTTCCTCCAGGAGCAAATATTTCCTTCTTAAAACACGGTACTCATTCCCAGATGCAGATGAAGAATCTGGCAGCGAATCCGAATTCGACCTTTCGGGCTGCTGGAGCGCTACTGATGGTTCAttcttcaaacttcttttGGAGGACTTCTGAGGTGTTTGTGCTGGAAATGACCCCTTAATT includes these proteins:
- the LOC111803717 gene encoding uncharacterized protein LOC111803717, giving the protein MVPAVVTALFPSLHVSGDPVQWLQLCSDLDHLKHFLITSHSSLFIAVCXCSFPFSSCFRRSCPVASALLRSRSPHALPHHFSLFSVNCSINLIGNRFHFICRAVTRSRNIKLVVGIVFSDSKDDINEDRKIALRKHVVFVKPNNATELMQSPFSCLEKMTYRNYFLHFVVYILKISSFVILICNILAQATERLLRTSKYIL
- the LOC111804503 gene encoding uncharacterized protein LOC111804503 — translated: MSRIDDLPYSRPPKQKASHQKASTASHLQGKDPNDRIKGSFPAQTPQKSSKRSLKNEPSVALQQPERSNSDSLPDSSSASGNEYRVLRRKYLLLEEESFSLGTELKEVEDEVKALEEEKLGLLDELLVLEGLIDRSELQLAHSNLPPP